From one Lysinibacillus sp. G4S2 genomic stretch:
- a CDS encoding 2-isopropylmalate synthase: MRKIDIFDTTLRDGEQSAGINLNTAEKIEIAKQLERLGVTIIEAGFPASSPGDFDAVNRIAGTVKNSIVTGLARCVQKDIDTTWEAIKVAEQPHIHIFLATSPIHMEYKLKKTPDQVVEQAIEAVKYAKKFFPLVQWSAEDAFRSDREFLVRIMNEIVAAGATTINVPDTVGYASPQEYGALFKFLLENVKGAEKVKFSAHCHDDLGMATANTIAAIENGASQVEGTINGIGERAGNVALEEIAVALHIRQDIYRVETGIHLQEIKRTSQLVSKLTNVVIQPNKAIVGKNAFAHESGIHQDGVLKNPETYEIISPALIGEGEVPLVLGKHSGRAAFRDRAETMGFNLSDEKINKAFTEFKKLADRKKEITEEDLLTLLTEQQIQVEDVPLFELKMVQVQYGTENIPTATAIVLTPEGLEKTVVATGSGSVEAIFNTLEQLVQGDIHVIDYRVTSVGKGRDALGEAVINIRYDDVSTTGRNSSQDVLEASAKAYLNAINRHLIQVSLRAQPVS, from the coding sequence GTGCGAAAAATTGATATTTTCGACACAACACTTCGCGACGGCGAACAATCTGCTGGTATTAACTTAAACACAGCAGAGAAAATTGAAATCGCCAAGCAACTGGAGCGCCTAGGAGTGACAATTATTGAAGCAGGTTTTCCTGCTTCGTCACCTGGCGACTTTGATGCGGTCAATCGCATTGCAGGTACAGTGAAAAACTCCATCGTTACAGGTTTAGCTCGCTGTGTACAAAAGGATATCGACACAACTTGGGAAGCGATTAAAGTAGCGGAGCAGCCACATATTCATATTTTCTTAGCAACTTCCCCAATTCATATGGAATACAAGCTAAAAAAAACACCCGATCAAGTGGTAGAACAAGCGATTGAAGCTGTAAAATATGCGAAAAAATTCTTTCCGCTTGTGCAATGGTCAGCAGAAGATGCATTCCGTTCAGACCGAGAATTTTTAGTGCGTATTATGAATGAAATTGTTGCGGCTGGTGCGACAACCATAAATGTACCTGACACAGTAGGATATGCATCACCACAAGAATATGGTGCATTATTTAAATTCCTGCTTGAAAACGTAAAAGGTGCTGAAAAGGTAAAATTCTCTGCACATTGCCACGATGACCTAGGTATGGCAACTGCTAATACGATTGCAGCCATTGAAAATGGTGCCTCGCAAGTAGAGGGTACGATTAACGGTATTGGCGAGCGCGCTGGAAATGTTGCGCTTGAAGAAATTGCAGTTGCACTTCATATTCGCCAAGATATTTACCGTGTAGAGACAGGAATTCATTTACAAGAAATTAAACGTACATCTCAATTAGTCAGTAAATTGACGAATGTAGTTATTCAGCCGAATAAAGCTATTGTTGGTAAAAACGCATTTGCACACGAATCAGGTATTCACCAAGACGGTGTGTTAAAAAATCCAGAAACGTATGAGATTATTTCACCTGCTCTTATCGGTGAAGGTGAAGTACCGCTCGTTCTTGGCAAACACTCAGGTCGCGCAGCATTCCGTGATCGAGCAGAAACAATGGGCTTTAATCTTTCGGATGAAAAAATCAATAAAGCATTCACTGAATTTAAAAAATTGGCTGATCGTAAAAAAGAAATTACAGAAGAAGATTTACTAACTCTTCTTACAGAACAACAAATTCAAGTAGAAGATGTGCCACTCTTCGAACTGAAGATGGTACAGGTGCAATATGGTACAGAAAATATACCAACAGCAACAGCGATTGTTTTAACACCAGAAGGTCTAGAGAAAACAGTTGTTGCAACAGGTTCAGGCTCGGTGGAAGCTATTTTCAATACGCTTGAGCAACTTGTACAAGGAGATATTCATGTGATTGATTACCGAGTTACGTCTGTCGGTAAAGGGCGAGATGCACTCGGTGAAGCCGTGATTAATATCCGCTATGATGATGTATCGACAACTGGACGCAACTCATCACAGGATGTTTTAGAAGCATCGGCAAAGGCTTATTTAAATGCTATAAACCGTCATTTAATTC